The following nucleotide sequence is from Streptomyces bathyalis.
GCTGGTTCTGGTCAACGCGATGATTCCGCTGCCGGGGGAGACGCCCGGACAGTGGTGGGACGGCACCGGGTGGCACGCGGCCCGCGTCGCAGCGGCTCAAGCAGGCGGGTACGCCCAGGAGTTCGACCTGGACACCTACTTCCTGCACGACGTTCCTGCCGGGGTCGCCGCCGCCGGCGCGGACCACGAGAGGCCTGAAGCCGACATCGTCTTCGGTCAGCCCTGTGACATGGAACGATGGCCGGACGTGACCACGCGCGTGCTCGCAGCGGCCGACGACCGTTTCTTCCCCCTGGAGTTCCAGCGCCGAGTCGCCCGGGACCGCCTCGGAATCCATGCCGACGTCGTCCCGGGCGGACATCTGGTTGCCCTGTCACGTCCGGTCGAGCTGGTCGACCGGCTGATCGGGTACTTGTCCTGAAGCGCGAGGGAGCGGAGCTTCACCCCGTCCCTCCCTGCGGCACCTCCGTGACCGGGCCGGGCTCGGCGGCCGGGACACCTGCTCGCCCCAGCGGTCAGCGGACCTGCTTGCCCCCGGAGTTGTACGTGACGAGCTCGGTGGGCACGGTGATCCGGCGGGGCTTCCCGGACGGCGGCCGGTCGGCGGGCCGTATGCGGGAGACGAGCAACTCCGCGGAGCGGCGGCCGAGTTGGTCGGTGTCGTATGCGACGACGGTGAGCGGAAGTCCCAGGGCGTCGGCGAGTTCGAAGTCGTCGAATCCGGTGAGGGCGGTGGAGCGGCCCGCCGCGCGGATGGCGTGGTAGGCACCGATGGTGTTGCGGTTGTTGGAGCAGAACAGGGCGGTGGGGGGATCGGGCAGAGAGAGGAGTTCCCGCGCGGCGAGCGTCGCCTCCCCGGTGGTCTTCTGCCCCTGCCGTACGTAGCGTTCGTCGACGGGAAGCCCCGCGGCATCGAGGGCGTCGGTGAAGCCCTTGAGGCGCTCCGTGCCGGTGTAGACGGTCCGGGGCGAACCGACGAAGCCGATCCTGCGGTGGCCCTGGGCGAGCAGGTCCTCGGTGGCGCGGCGTGCTCCACCGAAGTCGTCCACCAGGACGCAGTCGGCTTCGAACCCCTCGGGCGGACGGCTGGCCAGGACGACGGGCACCCCGCCCGCCGCGGCCGTTGCCAGATGGCGCTGGTCGGTGGAGGCGGGCACGGCGACGATGCCGTCGACACGTCGTGCGACGAGGTCGTCGACGAGTTCCCTCTCGGTGACCGGGTCCTGCTTGGTGTTGGCGATGACGGTCTTCAGGCCGTGCGGTGCGAGCACCGAGTCGACGCCGAGCGCGAGCTGCGAGTAGAAGGGGTTGGCGAGGTTGGTGACGAGGAGACCGACGAGTCCCGTGCCCTCGCCCAGGCGGAGACTGCGGGCCATGTGATTGGGCATGTAGCCCAGCTCGTCGGCCGCCGCCTGTACGCGCTCCCGTGTCGCCGCCGACGCGCGCGGGTCGCCGCGCAGCACGCGCGAGGCCGTCATGGAGCTGACACCCGCCAGCTCGGCGACGTCCCGCAGTGTCGGCTTCCCGCCCTTCGCCGCTCGCCCGTCCGCCATGCCGGCCATGCCCCCTCTCACTTCGCAGCCGCCGCGACGGCCGCGCCGACGAGCGCGGCGTCGCCGGTGAGACGGCTGGTCCTCACCGTGACCGGAGTATCCCCCAGTCCGGCGCGGAGTGCGGGGCCGATCAGGTCCCAGGAGCCCGTCATCGAACCGCCGACGACGAGCACCGAGGCACCGAAAGAGGCCAGGTACGGGGCCAGCACGCCGCCCAGGGCGGTGAACGCCTCGTCGAGAACGCCTCGCGCCCGCCCCTCGCCGCTGCGTGCGCGGGAGGCGATGCCGTCCACGTCGAGCCGTGCGTCGCCGTACCGTTCGCGGATGGCACGGCGGGAGACCGACTCCTCCAGCGGCCGCCCGTCCAACTGCAGCAGATCGACGCGGCCTTGGGGCGGTACTCCGCGCCCGTCGGTCTGCGGGGAGCCGTCCGCGAGGAACGCCGAGCCCACGCCCGTGCCGAGTGTGATCCCGGCGCAGCGCGCGTGGCTCCGTGCCGCTCCCGCGTGCCATTCCCCGAGGAGGAAGGCGTGCGCGTCGTTGAGGAAGACCATGCCGGAGGGGCGACGGGGGAGTCCGCCGCGCAGCGCCGCGCCGACGTCGACACCGCGCAGGCTCTCGAACTTGCCGACGCCCTCGAAGAGTCCGATGCCCCGCACGTAGTCGAACGGACCGGGAACGGCCACCCCCCACACGTCACCGGGCGGCGCGGGAAGCCCGGCCGCGCAGGAGATCACACTGCCGAGGATCTTCTCCGCGCTGCCCTGCGCATCGAGCCGGCGGCTGGCCCGTGCGGTGACCCCGGCACCGCCGGGGTCGGCCATCGCGGCCGTCACATGGGTGCCGCCGATCTCGAGTACGGGTCTCACGGCGCGTCCTGCGGGCGTACGAGCGCCTTGACGACCTTGGCCGGGCCGCCGTCCACCGGGTGCAACCGGTAAGGGCCGACCGCCGCGGGCATGGTCAGGGTCTCCGCGTGGGCGAGTTCGTGGCGGTGTCCGGAGGCGGTCTCCACAGTCACACCTTCGCCCTCGACGACGTTCAGCACGTGGAAGCGGCCCTCGGTGTCGTCCTCGGCGGCCGTGCTGCCGTCGAGGACCAGGCGGCGCACCTCGTAGAACATCTCCGGGAGCGCGCCGAGGACTTCCTCACGCCAGCCGTCACCGCCACGAAGGGTGCGTGGCCGCGGCACCAGGTCATGGGCGACGTCGTCGCCGCGGCGCCGCGTGTCGAGGTTTGCCAGGCCGTGCTCGTACGGAAGCGGACGGGGATTGCCGTCGGCGTCCGGGCGCAGCCAGTCGTAGAAGCGGAGGCTGTACAGGTAGGGGGTGGCGCTGATCTCCAGTACGAGGTTGCCGGCGCCGCTCGCGTGCGGCGTGCCGGCGGGGATCATGAACAGCCGGCCCTGCTCGGCCGGGAACGTCAGCACGTGGTCCTCCGGACGCATGGGCGTGCCCTCGGAGAGGGCGTCCTCGATCTGCTTGCGGAACAGCGCGACGTCGGCGTCCTCCCGCAGGCCGAGGAAGACGCGGGTGTCGCGGCTGCCGACGGTCATGTAGTACGTCTCGTGCTGCGTGTAGTGCCAGCCGAAGCGCTCCCGCATGTACCGCTCCTGGGGGTGGCAGTGCAGCGAGAGGTTGCCGCCGCCGACGGTGTCCAGGTAGTCGAAGCGGATCGGGAACGACGTGCCGTAGCGAGCATGCACCCCCGAGCCCAGCATCTCCAGCGGATGCAGCACGCACAGCAGTTGGAAGGGAATCTCGGCCTGCGCGCGCGGACCGTCGCCGATGAGGACACCCGACTCCGGGGCTATCAGTTCGTAGCCCAGGGCGGTGTTGCGGGCACCCGCGTTGAAGCCCAGCGTGCGCTGCGCCCAATGACCGCCCCACGGCGTGGAGTTGAAGTAGGGCCGGGTGCGCACGGGCTGCCGCGCCAGCATCGCCAGCGTCGCGCGCAGCCCGTCCCCGTCGATGAGCACGGGGCGTCGGGGCTCCTGCACGTCGAGCCAGGCGTCGATGCGGGGCGCCAGGGCATCCCGGTGCCGGTCGAGCATGGGCCAGTCGACGTAGAACAGCCGGCGCAACTCGCCCCGCAGGCCGGGCAGTCCGAGGTTGGACCCCGTACCCGCCGCGACAGCGGCCTCCGCGTGGCGCTTGGGCACGTCCGCGTACCACAGCACGTCGTGGGCGACCGCGGCTGCGCCCGGTCCGCAGACCAGCAGCACGCCCCGCCGCGGCGGGGCCGGTTCCGGGACGGTGTCGAAGAGGTCGTCCAGCGGGTTGTCCGCGAGCTTGCAGTAGTAGGGGTCGCCGGTGTCCTCGGGCCGCTCGGTGCGCCGGACGACGACCTCCGCCGCCGCGTAGCGGCTGCGCACGTCGAGCACTTCCACCGCCGTGTCGTGGGAGGAGAGGTGTTCGACCAGCCGACTCCGCAGCGTGGCCCAGTCCACGGCGGGCGGCCCGTCCACCGCCACGACCGCCGGCCCCTGCGGCAGTTCCGCGGACACGGCCTGCCAGCCGGTGACGAGGCGGGCCTGCGGCGCGGG
It contains:
- a CDS encoding alpha/beta fold hydrolase → MFDTEGGWLRVSYFVLIPGAGGMAWYWHRVVPELQARGHEAVAVDLPGADQLAGLPEYTDTVLGAISDHDDVVLVAQSLGGFTAPMACARAPVDLLVLVNAMIPLPGETPGQWWDGTGWHAARVAAAQAGGYAQEFDLDTYFLHDVPAGVAAAGADHERPEADIVFGQPCDMERWPDVTTRVLAAADDRFFPLEFQRRVARDRLGIHADVVPGGHLVALSRPVELVDRLIGYLS
- a CDS encoding LacI family DNA-binding transcriptional regulator, whose amino-acid sequence is MADGRAAKGGKPTLRDVAELAGVSSMTASRVLRGDPRASAATRERVQAAADELGYMPNHMARSLRLGEGTGLVGLLVTNLANPFYSQLALGVDSVLAPHGLKTVIANTKQDPVTERELVDDLVARRVDGIVAVPASTDQRHLATAAAGGVPVVLASRPPEGFEADCVLVDDFGGARRATEDLLAQGHRRIGFVGSPRTVYTGTERLKGFTDALDAAGLPVDERYVRQGQKTTGEATLAARELLSLPDPPTALFCSNNRNTIGAYHAIRAAGRSTALTGFDDFELADALGLPLTVVAYDTDQLGRRSAELLVSRIRPADRPPSGKPRRITVPTELVTYNSGGKQVR
- a CDS encoding ROK family protein, which produces MRPVLEIGGTHVTAAMADPGGAGVTARASRRLDAQGSAEKILGSVISCAAGLPAPPGDVWGVAVPGPFDYVRGIGLFEGVGKFESLRGVDVGAALRGGLPRRPSGMVFLNDAHAFLLGEWHAGAARSHARCAGITLGTGVGSAFLADGSPQTDGRGVPPQGRVDLLQLDGRPLEESVSRRAIRERYGDARLDVDGIASRARSGEGRARGVLDEAFTALGGVLAPYLASFGASVLVVGGSMTGSWDLIGPALRAGLGDTPVTVRTSRLTGDAALVGAAVAAAAK
- a CDS encoding class I mannose-6-phosphate isomerase, with the protein product MYRLDPRYAPAPQARLVTGWQAVSAELPQGPAVVAVDGPPAVDWATLRSRLVEHLSSHDTAVEVLDVRSRYAAAEVVVRRTERPEDTGDPYYCKLADNPLDDLFDTVPEPAPPRRGVLLVCGPGAAAVAHDVLWYADVPKRHAEAAVAAGTGSNLGLPGLRGELRRLFYVDWPMLDRHRDALAPRIDAWLDVQEPRRPVLIDGDGLRATLAMLARQPVRTRPYFNSTPWGGHWAQRTLGFNAGARNTALGYELIAPESGVLIGDGPRAQAEIPFQLLCVLHPLEMLGSGVHARYGTSFPIRFDYLDTVGGGNLSLHCHPQERYMRERFGWHYTQHETYYMTVGSRDTRVFLGLREDADVALFRKQIEDALSEGTPMRPEDHVLTFPAEQGRLFMIPAGTPHASGAGNLVLEISATPYLYSLRFYDWLRPDADGNPRPLPYEHGLANLDTRRRGDDVAHDLVPRPRTLRGGDGWREEVLGALPEMFYEVRRLVLDGSTAAEDDTEGRFHVLNVVEGEGVTVETASGHRHELAHAETLTMPAAVGPYRLHPVDGGPAKVVKALVRPQDAP